One genomic window of Streptomyces sp. NBC_01276 includes the following:
- a CDS encoding TetR/AcrR family transcriptional regulator — MPVEPTPTPTRRATSPGPTAREQTRCRIVDAAMALLESGGRDAVTTRAVADAAGLQPPAIYRLFGDKDGLLDAVAESGFTRFLAAKQQADPAPHDPVGELCNGWDTVVGFGLANPALYALMYGEPPRSTTAFQTGLEHLMDRIRRIAAAGLLRVDEHLAAQIVHATASGAILTWLSMPEPQRDPALLVTLRESMVATITTREPAVHEPGLAGAARALRAALPGQKVLGRAEQQLLAEWLQRLSA; from the coding sequence ATGCCAGTTGAACCGACCCCGACCCCGACACGGCGCGCCACGTCGCCCGGCCCGACCGCGCGTGAGCAGACGCGCTGCCGGATCGTCGACGCGGCGATGGCCCTGCTGGAGAGCGGCGGCCGGGACGCGGTCACCACCCGGGCGGTCGCCGACGCCGCCGGACTGCAGCCGCCGGCCATCTACCGGCTGTTCGGCGACAAGGACGGCCTGCTGGATGCCGTGGCCGAGAGCGGCTTCACCCGATTCCTGGCGGCCAAACAGCAGGCCGATCCCGCCCCGCACGACCCGGTCGGGGAACTGTGCAACGGCTGGGACACCGTGGTCGGATTCGGACTGGCCAACCCCGCACTGTACGCACTGATGTACGGCGAGCCCCCCCGGTCCACCACGGCCTTCCAGACCGGGCTCGAACACCTCATGGACCGAATCCGCCGCATCGCCGCGGCAGGGCTCTTGCGTGTGGACGAGCATCTCGCCGCCCAGATCGTCCACGCCACCGCCAGCGGCGCCATCTTGACCTGGCTGTCGATGCCCGAGCCCCAGCGAGACCCCGCGCTCCTCGTCACGCTGCGCGAATCCATGGTGGCCACCATCACCACCCGCGAACCCGCCGTGCACGAACCAGGACTGGCCGGCGCCGCCCGCGCCCTGCGTGCCGCGCTGCCCGGCCAGAAAGTCCTCGGGCGAGCCGAACAGCAGCTCCTGGCGGAATGGCTCCAGCGGCTGTCCGCATAG